A window of Hevea brasiliensis isolate MT/VB/25A 57/8 chromosome 14, ASM3005281v1, whole genome shotgun sequence contains these coding sequences:
- the LOC110649571 gene encoding ALA-interacting subunit 3-like, whose protein sequence is MPDTVVIDIRMRGAKSSNGVDDDSVSSSKKNSHKPKYSRFTQQDLPACKPILTPGLVIASFTTVAVVFLPLGLASLFASESVVEIVDRYDKDCIPSTHRNLPLEYIQNSKSNKICTRNLIVPKLMKSPVYVYYQLDNFYQNHRRYVRSRSDKQLQSKASENDVSNCKPEDLVDGKPIVPCGLVAWSLFNDTYNFKVENKALEVNKKDIAWRSDKERKFGSDVYPINFQAGSLIGGGSLNSSIPLSEQEDLMVWMRTAALSTFRKLYGRIETDLQANDAIEVQIQNNYNSYGYGGKKRLVLSTTTWIGGKNNSLGIAYIFIGGLNLLLAISFILIFVFKPRPLGDPSYLSWNKQATISSN, encoded by the exons ATGCCAGACACTGTTGTCATTGATATTAGAATGAGAGGGGCAAAGAGCTCCAATGGAGTAGATGATGATTCTGTATCTTCTTCCAAGAAGAATTCCCACAAACCCAAAT attcaaggttcacacaacaagATCTTCCtgcctgcaagccaattctaacTCCAGGATTG GTGATTGCATCGTTCACAACTGTTGCTGTTGTCTTCCTCCCTCTTGGCCTAGCATCCTTATTTGCATCGGAAAGT GTGGTGGAAATTGTAGATCGCTATGATAAAGATTGCATTCCTAGTACTCATCGCAATCTCCCTCTCGAGTATATCCAGAACAGCAAATCAAACAAGATCTGTACCAGAAATTTGATT GTTCCAAAGCTAATGAAAAGTCCTGTCTACGTGTATTATCAACTTGACAATTTTTATCAGAATCATCGCCG ATATGTAAGAAGTCGAAGTGATAAACAGTTGCAAAGCAAAGCAAGTGAGAATGATGTAAGCAACTGTAAGCCTGAAGATTTAGTAGATGGAAAACCAATTGTTCCATGTGGGCTTGTTGCTTGGAGTTTGTTTAATGACACTTATAATTTCAAAGTGGAAAACAAAGCTTTAGAGGTCAACAAAAAGGACATTGCTTGGAGAAGTGATAAAGAACGTAAATTTGGTTCTGATGTTTATCCTATAAACTTTCAAGCTGGTAGTTTAATTGGAGGCGGATCACTAAATTCCAGCATTCCT TTAAGTGAACAAGAAGATCTTATGGTTTGGATGCGTACAGCAGCACTGTCAACTTTTCGAAAACTTTATGGAAGGATAGAGACGGACCTTCAAGCCAATGATGCAATTGAAGTTCAAATACAAAACAATTATAATTCTTACGGTTATGGAGGCAAAAAGAGGCTAGTCCTCTCCACAACTACATGGATAGGTGGCAAAAATAATTCTCTAGGCATTGCATATATATTCATTGGTGGATTGAACTTGCTCTTAGCAATAAGCTTCATCCTTATTTTTGTTTTTAAGCCAAG GCCTTTGGGAGATCCAAGCTACTTGTCTTGGAACAAGCAAGCAACAATAAGTTCAAATTAG